The following proteins are encoded in a genomic region of Micrococcaceae bacterium Sec5.8:
- the rpsC gene encoding 30S ribosomal protein S3, whose product MGQKVNPHGFRLGITTDHVSHWFADSTKAGQRYKDFVREDIRIRQLMSTGMERAGIAKVEIERTRDRVRVDIHTARPGIVIGRRGAEADRIRGELEKLTGKQVQLNILEVKNPEMEAQLVAQGVAEQLTSRVAFRRAMKKAMQSAQRAGAKGIRIACSGRLGGAEMSRSEFYREGRVPLHTLRANIDYGFYEAKTTFGRIGVKVWIYKGDVTAKELAQQAAAAPSRGRGASDRPGRPGGADRGDRRRRNDRPAEAAPVAAEAPATEAAPAAAEGGQA is encoded by the coding sequence GTGGGACAGAAAGTTAACCCGCACGGGTTCCGACTCGGCATCACCACCGATCACGTATCGCACTGGTTTGCTGACAGCACGAAGGCCGGCCAGCGGTACAAGGACTTCGTTCGCGAAGACATCCGCATCCGCCAGCTCATGTCCACGGGCATGGAGCGCGCCGGTATCGCCAAGGTTGAAATCGAGCGCACCCGCGACCGTGTCCGAGTGGATATCCACACCGCACGTCCGGGCATCGTCATCGGCCGCCGCGGCGCAGAAGCAGACCGCATCCGCGGCGAGCTCGAAAAGCTCACGGGCAAGCAGGTTCAGCTGAACATCCTCGAGGTCAAGAACCCCGAGATGGAAGCTCAGCTTGTTGCCCAGGGTGTTGCTGAGCAGCTGACTTCCCGCGTGGCTTTCCGCCGCGCGATGAAGAAGGCCATGCAGTCCGCACAGCGTGCAGGTGCCAAGGGCATCCGCATCGCTTGCTCGGGTCGACTGGGCGGCGCAGAAATGTCCCGCTCGGAGTTCTACCGCGAAGGCCGTGTGCCCCTGCACACCCTCCGTGCGAACATCGACTACGGCTTCTACGAAGCCAAGACCACCTTCGGCCGCATCGGCGTGAAGGTCTGGATCTACAAGGGTGACGTCACCGCCAAGGAACTGGCTCAGCAGGCAGCTGCTGCTCCGTCCCGCGGCCGTGGTGCCAGCGACCGCCCGGGCCGCCCGGGTGGCGCTGACCGTGGTGACCGCCGTCGTCGTAACGACCGCCCGGCCGAGGCTGCACCTGTTGCTGCTGAAGCTCCGGCAACTGAGGCAGCACCTGCTGCTGCAGAAGGAGGACAGGCTTAA
- the rplV gene encoding 50S ribosomal protein L22, whose translation MEAKAIARHIRVTPMKARRVVNLVRGKQANEALAILKFAPQAASEPVFKVVQSAISNARVLADRDGVAFDEGDLIISEAFVDEGPTMKRFQPRAQGRAFQIKKRTSHITVVVATPEKEEAR comes from the coding sequence ATGGAAGCCAAGGCAATTGCGCGTCACATCCGCGTAACGCCTATGAAGGCCCGGCGCGTCGTCAACCTTGTTCGTGGTAAGCAAGCGAATGAGGCTCTGGCAATTCTGAAGTTTGCCCCGCAGGCAGCTTCAGAGCCGGTATTCAAGGTAGTTCAGTCGGCAATCTCCAACGCCCGGGTCCTCGCGGACCGCGACGGCGTGGCGTTTGACGAAGGTGACCTCATCATCAGCGAAGCGTTTGTTGATGAAGGCCCGACCATGAAGCGGTTCCAGCCGCGAGCCCAGGGTCGTGCATTTCAAATCAAGAAGCGCACGAGCCACATCACCGTGGTAGTCGCTACCCCGGAGAAAGAGGAGGCTCGCTAA
- the rpsS gene encoding 30S ribosomal protein S19: MPRSLKKGPFVDQHLFVKVARENEKGTKNVIKTWSRRSMIVPDMLGHTIAVHDGRKHIPVFVTESMVGHKLGEFAPTRTFRGHVKDDRKGKRR, from the coding sequence ATGCCACGCAGCCTGAAAAAAGGTCCTTTCGTTGACCAGCACCTCTTTGTAAAGGTAGCCAGGGAAAACGAAAAGGGCACCAAGAACGTCATCAAGACCTGGTCCCGCCGTTCGATGATCGTCCCCGACATGCTCGGCCACACGATCGCCGTACACGACGGACGCAAGCACATTCCGGTGTTTGTCACTGAGTCGATGGTCGGGCACAAGCTCGGCGAATTCGCTCCCACGCGGACATTCCGCGGCCATGTCAAGGACGACCGTAAGGGCAAGCGCCGCTAG
- the rplB gene encoding 50S ribosomal protein L2, translating into MGIRKYKPTTPGRRGSSVADFTEITRSTPEKSLVRPLPKKGGRNNTGKITTRHKGGGHKRQYRLIDFRRHDKDGVNARVAEIEYDPNRTARIALLHYVDGTKRYIIAPNKLSQGDTVEAGAEADIKPGNNLPLRNIPVGTVIHAVELRPGGGAKMGRSAGASIQLVAKEGRFAQLRLPSGEIRNVDVRCRATVGEVGNAEQSNINWGKAGRMRWKGVRPTVRGVAMNPVDHPHGGGEGKTSGGRHPVNPNGKREGRTRRPNKESDKLIVRRRRTGKNKR; encoded by the coding sequence ATGGGAATCCGTAAATACAAGCCGACTACCCCGGGCCGTCGCGGCTCGAGCGTAGCGGACTTCACTGAAATCACGCGGTCGACGCCGGAAAAGTCGTTGGTACGTCCCCTCCCGAAAAAGGGCGGCCGTAACAACACCGGTAAGATCACGACCCGTCACAAGGGTGGTGGCCACAAGCGCCAGTACCGTCTGATCGACTTCCGTCGCCACGACAAAGACGGCGTCAACGCCCGCGTTGCCGAAATCGAGTACGATCCGAACCGCACGGCTCGCATCGCTCTCCTCCACTACGTTGATGGCACCAAGCGTTACATCATCGCCCCGAACAAGCTGTCCCAGGGTGACACCGTAGAGGCAGGTGCCGAGGCTGACATCAAGCCCGGCAACAACCTTCCGCTGCGTAACATCCCGGTCGGTACCGTAATCCACGCAGTTGAACTGCGTCCGGGTGGCGGCGCCAAGATGGGCCGCTCCGCCGGCGCATCGATCCAGCTCGTGGCAAAGGAAGGCCGCTTCGCCCAGCTGCGGCTGCCTTCCGGCGAAATCCGCAACGTTGACGTGCGCTGCCGCGCAACCGTCGGCGAGGTCGGCAACGCCGAGCAGTCGAACATCAACTGGGGTAAGGCCGGCCGTATGCGCTGGAAGGGCGTTCGCCCGACCGTCCGCGGTGTCGCCATGAACCCGGTTGACCACCCCCACGGTGGTGGCGAGGGTAAGACGTCCGGTGGACGTCACCCCGTCAACCCGAACGGTAAGCGCGAAGGCCGCACCCGCCGTCCCAACAAAGAGAGCGACAAGCTTATTGTTCGTCGCCGTCGTACTGGCAAGAACAAGCGATAG
- the rplW gene encoding 50S ribosomal protein L23 produces the protein MSAATLKDPRDVVLAPVVSEKSYGLIDEGKYTFLVDPRSNKTEIKLAVEKIFKVKVDSINTINRAGKRKRTKFGWGTRKNTKRAIVSLKEGTIDIFGGPLS, from the coding sequence GTGAGTGCAGCCACCCTAAAGGACCCGCGCGACGTCGTGCTTGCACCCGTCGTTTCGGAAAAGAGCTACGGCTTGATCGATGAGGGTAAGTACACCTTCCTGGTGGACCCCCGCTCGAACAAGACCGAGATCAAGCTGGCCGTGGAGAAAATCTTCAAGGTCAAGGTCGATTCGATCAACACCATCAACCGTGCCGGTAAGCGCAAGCGGACCAAATTCGGATGGGGTACCCGCAAGAACACCAAGCGTGCAATTGTGAGCCTCAAAGAAGGCACAATCGACATCTTCGGCGGTCCGCTCTCGTAG
- the rplD gene encoding 50S ribosomal protein L4 encodes MTSTVKVDLPAEIFDVQTNVPLLHQVVVAQLAAARQGTHKTKTRAEVSGAGRKPFKQKGTGRARQGSIRAPHMTGGGVVHGPTPRDYSQRTPKKMIAAALRGALSDRARNGRIHVVAELVPGTKPSSSAAQATLRGVSERKNLLVVIERANDVAALSVRNLTDVHVLYADQLNTYDVLVSDDVVFTKAAYEAFVASKAVAKNEEDAK; translated from the coding sequence ATGACTAGCACTGTCAAGGTTGACCTGCCCGCAGAGATCTTCGACGTACAGACCAACGTGCCGCTGTTGCACCAGGTCGTCGTTGCCCAGCTCGCTGCTGCTCGCCAGGGTACCCACAAGACCAAGACCCGCGCCGAGGTTTCCGGTGCAGGTCGCAAGCCGTTCAAGCAGAAGGGCACCGGCCGCGCCCGTCAGGGTTCAATCCGTGCTCCTCACATGACCGGTGGTGGCGTTGTCCACGGCCCCACGCCGCGTGACTACAGCCAGCGCACCCCCAAGAAGATGATTGCTGCTGCACTGCGCGGCGCTCTCTCGGACCGCGCCCGTAACGGCCGCATCCACGTCGTTGCTGAACTGGTTCCCGGCACCAAGCCGTCCTCCAGCGCTGCACAGGCAACTCTGCGAGGTGTCTCCGAGCGCAAGAACCTGCTCGTTGTCATCGAGCGCGCCAACGATGTTGCCGCACTCTCCGTGCGCAACCTCACGGATGTTCACGTTCTGTACGCAGACCAGCTGAATACCTACGACGTTCTCGTTTCCGATGACGTTGTCTTCACCAAGGCTGCTTATGAAGCATTCGTTGCTTCCAAGGCAGTGGCAAAGAACGAGGAGGATGCCAAGTGA
- the rplC gene encoding 50S ribosomal protein L3, translated as MTATRNVKGLLGTKLGMTQVWDENNKLIPVTVVQADSNVITQLRNADTDGYVAVQIGYGQIDPRKVTKPLAGHFDKAGVTPRRHVVELRTADADSYELGQELSVELFEAGQKIDVVGTTKGKGFAGVMKRHGFHGVGASHGAHKNHRKPGSIGGASTPSRVFKGMKMAGRMGAVRHTTLNLTVHAVDVEKSLLLIKGAVPGARGQVVLVRTAVKGA; from the coding sequence ATGACCGCAACCCGTAACGTAAAGGGCCTGCTGGGCACGAAGCTCGGCATGACCCAGGTCTGGGACGAGAACAACAAGCTCATCCCCGTCACTGTGGTCCAGGCTGACTCAAACGTCATCACGCAGCTGCGCAATGCAGACACTGATGGCTATGTCGCCGTTCAGATCGGCTACGGCCAGATCGATCCCCGCAAGGTCACCAAGCCGCTGGCTGGTCACTTTGACAAGGCAGGCGTCACGCCTCGCCGCCACGTCGTGGAACTGCGCACCGCAGATGCTGACTCTTACGAGCTGGGCCAGGAGCTCTCTGTAGAGCTCTTCGAAGCCGGCCAGAAGATCGACGTCGTTGGCACCACCAAGGGTAAGGGCTTCGCCGGTGTTATGAAGCGTCACGGCTTCCACGGCGTTGGAGCTTCCCACGGTGCACACAAGAACCACCGTAAGCCCGGTTCCATCGGTGGCGCATCCACCCCGAGCCGCGTCTTCAAGGGCATGAAAATGGCCGGCCGCATGGGCGCCGTTCGTCACACCACGCTGAACCTCACGGTCCACGCGGTTGACGTCGAGAAGTCGCTGCTCCTGATCAAGGGTGCCGTTCCCGGCGCCCGCGGCCAGGTCGTACTCGTACGCACCGCCGTGAAGGGAGCCTAG
- the rpsJ gene encoding 30S ribosomal protein S10 codes for MAGQKIRIRLKSYDHEVIDVSARKIVETVTRAGATVVGPVPLPTEKNIYCVIRSPHKYKDSREHFEMRTHKRLIDIIDPTPKAVDSLMRLDLPADVNIEIKL; via the coding sequence ATGGCGGGACAAAAAATCCGCATCCGGCTGAAGTCATATGACCACGAGGTCATTGACGTTTCAGCCCGGAAGATCGTTGAGACGGTCACGCGCGCAGGCGCCACGGTAGTTGGCCCTGTGCCGCTGCCGACGGAGAAGAACATCTACTGCGTCATCCGCTCTCCGCACAAGTACAAGGACAGCCGCGAGCACTTTGAAATGCGCACGCACAAGCGTCTTATCGACATCATCGATCCCACGCCCAAGGCTGTTGATTCGCTCATGCGTCTCGACCTGCCGGCCGACGTGAACATCGAAATCAAGCTGTAG